The nucleotide window aTTTGATTGATACTGTTCGGTATTAGCACCAAAATTTGTAGATTTTTCCAAATCGTCACCAGATCGTGTTGGCACACCCGCATCACCAGGCGTTTTGCGTTCGAAGTGATCGAGAAATTTGGGGCGATAGCGTGGTTTGTTAAATTCGCTGCGCTTGTTGTTTGTGGTCGAGTCATCCGAATCTGTCTTGATGACCATTGTACCTATaagcaaataatgaaaatattgattGCTATTGCGTTTACCACTTGACTTACCCAAATTCGATTCCAATTCTATGAGTGTGCCAGAATCTGCGGCGGCACTCACATCGGCTCTGCCGCCTGCATTGTCTGCGCCACTTGCTACACCCATTGCTCGATTACCAGGTCCCAGTGTGCCACTGTCTTCTGTATGTGCTATCATAGTGGCATCACTGCCAGACGCCTGTTGATATTCGCCAAATTTTTCCGGCACTAAAGTGCCCGGATCATCAATAAATGTTTTAACAGTCTCCGCTTGAAATTCGTGTTCCTCTTCGTGCAGCAACTCCTCTTGCTGTGTTGGCAAATTTTTAGCCTGGCTCATGCCACCGGTTCTACTTGCTCGTTGTTGCTCACGTATTGCACAAGTTTCTTCAATCATTTGTTTGAGTATACTACGCGGCTTTGCGTTGCGTATAAATTCATGGTTGAGCAGATCAGAAGCAGTAGCACGCTCATCGGGATTTTTTACTAGGCACAAACTAACGAAATCAATAAACTCAGCACTCCAACGGTCGGGTTCGCGAAAAGACGGTGGTGGTTTTTGTGGGATCATGAAAATGGCACGCATCGGATGTATGTCACCGTATGGTGGTTtaccttctgccatttctaaaGCTGTTATGCCCAATGACCAAATGTCGGCGACACAGTCATAACCAATTTCTTCGATTACTTCGGGAGCCATCCAAAATGGTGTGCCAATCACTGTGTTTCGTTTAGCCATCGTATCTGTGAGTTGGCCTGCTACTCCGAAGTCCGCCAGTTTGGCATAGCCCTCTGTGTTGAGCAATATATTTCCAGCCTTTATATCCCGATGTATTTTACGACGCAGATGCAAATACACTAAACCCTGTAATGTATCGGAGAGTATCGTTGCTATTTCATCTTCGGTTAGCGTTTTCTTACGTAGGCGCATAATATCGGAAACACTTCCAGCACCACAATACTCCATACATATCCACAGATCATATTGCTTAAAATAGGAACCATAGTAGCGCACCACATACGGCGAATCGCATTGCTGCATTATGGAGATCTCCTTAATAATCTCATGGAGATCGGACGCTACAGGCACCAATTTGATAGCCACTATTGAGCTACTCTCTTTATGCAATGCTTTGTAAACGGACCCATAGCTACCTTCACCAAGTTTGCACATAATGTCGAAAACCTTCTCTGGCGGTTGCAGAAGGGATTCCTCTGAAAGTTTTTTCAACTCGGAAGACATTTCCTTATAATCGAACACCGGACGGGGGGGTAAAATTCAGCTTCTTGGCAACTGCTTAGTTTGgtttttgcaatttgtttaattcACGACTTTTTCTGTttgggttttttatttttttacaccaCCTGGTATTTTCTAAACGTTCATGCAcattttaatgatttaaatgCTACTTATTTgccataaaagtgaaaaatctaCAAACAGAAAGAACGAAAATGATAAAGAAAAGTGAATATTCTAAGATAAAGATGGCAGTTATTGACTTTGCCGCAAGTGCATGTAATCGATTGTAAAAATATCGAACAGCAATTAGCATGACAAATAATCTGAAAACTTTAACCATATGTCTTGCCATtagacatatttaaaataaatagctgtaaatattacaataaaaagttgtaaatattgAAACAGCTTGGAAACGCTAAATTAACATTCAACACGTCAATAGAGCTCGCAATTTGTATTGCTACAACTTTATAGCACAGCCAATTATGGTTTATGGTCGGCATAATACAACAACACTGCATTCACTTTAATTGTCATTTTTGAACGAATTTCAATACTTGGTGGAACATTGCATGGTATTGCAGAAGTACCTCGTGGCACTCAAACCTATATAAATCACACAAATTTGCGTCCGCaaacataataattacataGGTCGGTACTTCTAAATACTCAATTGAAGTTACGTGCTACATTAAGATGTCTCAGGCCAATACAAATGCTGAAATTGTGACACAATCGGGAGCTGTAGCCGGCGACGATGCTGCTGCTGGTCCACCAAAAACAGCCAAGCAATTGGAAAAAGAGGCCAAAAAGGCAGAAAAGTTGGCCAAATTGCAAGCAAAATTGGACAAAAAAGCAGCGGCTCCCGCAGCAACGGAGAAAAAAGACAAACCAGAGGTAAGTGCACAAAACAATAACCTACCAAATGTGAAAGAAgtaaatacgtacatatgtatgtacatacatatttcaattgCAATGTTGGCATAGAAGTGAAAGTAAAATCAACAATTACTGTGTGGCCCTTTGTTATTGTGCTTTGAATTAGGAGTTGTACGTTATTTACcgattaaaatttcttcaatattgcAGAAAAAAGTTAAGGAGACCAAAGAGGTTGCTATATATACGGCAAATACTGCACCTGGCGAGAAAAAAGATATTACAGGCGCACTACCAGACGCCTACAGTCCACGTTATGTTGAAGCTCAGTGGTATAGTTGGTGGGAGAAAGAAGGATTTTTCACACCAGAATATGGTGTAAGTAGTctctaaaatacatataatttattagcTACTTATCTTACAAACACATAGATGTTAGAAATAGAGACTGTGAGTCAGCTTTATATAGGCGCCGAACGCTAGCCTACCATTACTGCTGATGAAATTAGAGTTGaaattttatcatttatatGCACGTTCGTGCTacgtcaatatttttattttattaaattaacttttattGTTTATCTTCCTAAAGCGTGCAAGCATATCCGAACCGAATCCCAAAGGCAAATTTGTTATGGTAATTCCACCACCAAATGTGACGGGGTCACTACATTTGGGTCATGCCCTAACCAATGCTATTGAAGATGCTATTACGCGGTATCATCGTATGAAGGGTTTCACTACACTATGGGTGCCAGGCTGTGATCACGCAGGCATTGCTACGCAAGTAGTTGTGGAAAAGAAACTTTGGCGCGAGGAAAAGTTGACGCGCCACGATTTGGGACGTGAGAagttcattgaaaaaatatgggATTGGCGTCGTGAAAAGGGTGTGCGCATCTACGATCAACTCAAGTGTTTGGGTTCGTCTTATGACTGGACACGTGTGGCGTTTACCATGGATCCGAAGTTATGTAAAGCTGTAACAGAGGCTTTCGTGCGTCTACATGAGGATGGCAGTATCTACCGCAGCGCGCGTCTTGTTAACTGGTCTTGTGCGCTACGTTCAGCTATATCGGACATTGAAGTCGACAAAATAGACATACCTGGTAGAACATTCTTCTCTATACCCGGCTATGAAGAAAAGGTATAGTTATTGTAAATCAGAAGACGTTACAAAAACTAAACATTATATTTCATTACAGATTGAATTTGGTGTGCTAATCAAATTTGCCTATAAAATTGAGAACTCCAATGAAGAAGTTGTAGTGGCTACCACACGTATTGAAACCATGCTGGGCGATACTGCCGTGGCTGTGCATCCGCAAGATGAACGCTACAAGCACTTGCATGGCAAATTCGTGCAACATCCATTCTGTGATCGTCGTATACCAATCGTTGTGGATGACTTTGTTGATATGAATTTCGGTACTGGCGCCGTGAAAATTACACCCGCGCACGATCCTAATGATTATGAAGTTGGCAAACGCTGCAATTTACCATTTATCACAATTTTCAATGACGATGGTTACATTATCGGCGATTATGGCGAATTTAAGGGTATGAAACGTTTCGATTGTCGCAAGCGTATACTAGAAAAACTGAAGGAATTGGGGCTTTATCGCGAGACCGTCAATAATCCAATGGTCGTGCCGTTTTGCAGTCGCTCTAAAGACGTAGTTGAACCCATGATTAAGCCACAATGGTATGTTGCAAACATATGACGCTGAGtacaatgaaattttatttatttttcgcttttgttgCGTATGTAGGTATGTCAAGTGCGACCAATTGGCCGCTGACGCAACCGAAGCTGTGCGCAAGGGCGAGTTAAAAATCATACCAGAACATCATACTAAAATCTGGTATCACTGGATGGAGGGCATACGCGATTGGTGTGTCTCACGCCAGCTGTGGTGGGGACATCGTATTCCAGCCTATCACGTGAGCTTCAATGATGACAGCATTAAAGGCGGCACGGTTAGTACTTTAATGAGTTTAGTATTATCTCAGTATTATTTATCGATTTTCATTTACTAATGAAAGCTTACCAATGCGGATGGCCTGGTAAActgaaagaaattattaaaaatttctaaaataaaaatatataaattatttgtgttgCCTTACAGGCCGACGACGAGGCTTACTGGATCGTTGCTAGATCAGAGGCAGAGGCGCTTAAAAAAGCCGCTGAGAAATTCAATGTGGATCCCAGCAAAATCGTGCTACATCAAGATGAAGATGTGCTGGACACGTGGTTCAGTTCCGGTCTTTTCCCCTTCTCTGTCTTTGGTTGGCCAGACAACACCGAAGACTTGCAAGCCTTCTATCCCACAACATTGCTCGAAACTGGACATGATATACTCTTCTTCTGGGTTGCGCGTATGGTATTCTTTGGCCAAAAGCTGCTCGGCAAGCTGCCGTTCAAGGAGGTGTATTTGCATCCAATGGTGCGTGATGCACATGGCCGAAAAATGTCCAAATCCTTGGGTAATGTTATCGATCCCATGGATGTTATTCGCGGAATTGCACTTGAGGACTTACATAAGCTGCTCTACGATTCCAATTTGGATCCACGTGAAATTGAAAAGGCCAAGGCTGGCCAAAAGCAAGATTTCCCCAATGGCATACCAGAATGTGGTTCCGATGCGCTGCGTTTTGCACTCTGCGCTTATATCACACAAGCGCGCGATATTAATCTGGATATTAATCGTGTGCAAGGCTATCGTTTCTTCTGCAACAAATTGTGGAATGCAACGAAATTCGCTTTGATGTACTTCAGCGGCGACGAACGTTATACATCGGAACTGCCGCTCAGTGGCAACGAAAACAATATGGACTTGTGGGTGTTATCGCGGCTTGCCACCGCTATTGAGACATGTAACAGTGGTTTTGCGCAGTATGACTTCGCAGCTGCGACCAGCGCTTGCTACAGCTTTTGGTTGTACGACTTGTGTGATGTGTATCTGGAGTGTGTGAAGCCGATTTTCCAAAATGGCACTGACGAACAGAAGGCTGCCGCGCGCCGTACGTTATTCACATGTTTAGATTTGGGTTTGCGCATACTTTCGCCATTTATGCCATTCATCACCGAGGAATTATTCCAACGGCTACCACGTGCCGATACTATACCCAGTATTTCTGTGGCCGCATATCCTGGTAAGTTGAAATGTCTGCTTCcagcttaaattttattttgattatatgcTATTGTAGATAACGTTACTTGGCACGATGAGAAGGTGGAGAAAGATGTTGAGTTCATGCAAAAGGCCGCACGCATCATACGCTCAGCACGTTCCGACTACAATCTGCCCAATAAAGTGAAGACCGAGGCGTACATTGTTTGCACCGATGAGCAGCCCAACGCAACGCTTAAGAAATATGCAAGCGATTTGACCACAATTGCTTACTGTTCCAAGCTCGAATTTGACACTCAACCGCCGGCGGGTTGCGCCATACTCACGGTTAGTGCACAATGCGAGGTGCACTTGTTACTTAAGGGTCTCATTGAATCTGAGAAGGAAATTACGAAATTGCAAAAGCGCAAGGAACAATTAGATCAAACTGTGAATAAATTGAAGCAA belongs to Zeugodacus cucurbitae isolate PBARC_wt_2022May chromosome 6, idZeuCucr1.2, whole genome shotgun sequence and includes:
- the LOC105210963 gene encoding serine/threonine-protein kinase hippo, which encodes MSSELKKLSEESLLQPPEKVFDIMCKLGEGSYGSVYKALHKESSSIVAIKLVPVASDLHEIIKEISIMQQCDSPYVVRYYGSYFKQYDLWICMEYCGAGSVSDIMRLRKKTLTEDEIATILSDTLQGLVYLHLRRKIHRDIKAGNILLNTEGYAKLADFGVAGQLTDTMAKRNTVIGTPFWMAPEVIEEIGYDCVADIWSLGITALEMAEGKPPYGDIHPMRAIFMIPQKPPPSFREPDRWSAEFIDFVSLCLVKNPDERATASDLLNHEFIRNAKPRSILKQMIEETCAIREQQRASRTGGMSQAKNLPTQQEELLHEEEHEFQAETVKTFIDDPGTLVPEKFGEYQQASGSDATMIAHTEDSGTLGPGNRAMGVASGADNAGGRADVSAAADSGTLIELESNLGTMVIKTDSDDSTTNNKRSEFNKPRYRPKFLDHFERKTPGDAGVPTRSGDDLEKSTNFGANTEQYQSNTPQQQQQQQQQQLMQSQQNHTNSNDTNWENNMEMQFQQISAINQYGLQQHQHHLQQQQQQQQQAAAAAAAYYGHPLVSDHHLLAINNQQNLLRNQQQQQQQQPQPPAYQQHHLHTQSHSYVDGEFEFLKFLTFDDLNQRLNNIDSEMEKEIEELNKKYNAKRQPIVDAMNAKRKRQQNINNNLIKI
- the LOC105210961 gene encoding valine--tRNA ligase; the encoded protein is MSQANTNAEIVTQSGAVAGDDAAAGPPKTAKQLEKEAKKAEKLAKLQAKLDKKAAAPAATEKKDKPEKKVKETKEVAIYTANTAPGEKKDITGALPDAYSPRYVEAQWYSWWEKEGFFTPEYGRASISEPNPKGKFVMVIPPPNVTGSLHLGHALTNAIEDAITRYHRMKGFTTLWVPGCDHAGIATQVVVEKKLWREEKLTRHDLGREKFIEKIWDWRREKGVRIYDQLKCLGSSYDWTRVAFTMDPKLCKAVTEAFVRLHEDGSIYRSARLVNWSCALRSAISDIEVDKIDIPGRTFFSIPGYEEKIEFGVLIKFAYKIENSNEEVVVATTRIETMLGDTAVAVHPQDERYKHLHGKFVQHPFCDRRIPIVVDDFVDMNFGTGAVKITPAHDPNDYEVGKRCNLPFITIFNDDGYIIGDYGEFKGMKRFDCRKRILEKLKELGLYRETVNNPMVVPFCSRSKDVVEPMIKPQWYVKCDQLAADATEAVRKGELKIIPEHHTKIWYHWMEGIRDWCVSRQLWWGHRIPAYHVSFNDDSIKGGTADDEAYWIVARSEAEALKKAAEKFNVDPSKIVLHQDEDVLDTWFSSGLFPFSVFGWPDNTEDLQAFYPTTLLETGHDILFFWVARMVFFGQKLLGKLPFKEVYLHPMVRDAHGRKMSKSLGNVIDPMDVIRGIALEDLHKLLYDSNLDPREIEKAKAGQKQDFPNGIPECGSDALRFALCAYITQARDINLDINRVQGYRFFCNKLWNATKFALMYFSGDERYTSELPLSGNENNMDLWVLSRLATAIETCNSGFAQYDFAAATSACYSFWLYDLCDVYLECVKPIFQNGTDEQKAAARRTLFTCLDLGLRILSPFMPFITEELFQRLPRADTIPSISVAAYPDNVTWHDEKVEKDVEFMQKAARIIRSARSDYNLPNKVKTEAYIVCTDEQPNATLKKYASDLTTIAYCSKLEFDTQPPAGCAILTVSAQCEVHLLLKGLIESEKEITKLQKRKEQLDQTVNKLKQAMQAADYATKVPAEVQSANTEKLQQSEGEVQRIIAAIETLKLM